A DNA window from Streptomyces canus contains the following coding sequences:
- the pheS gene encoding phenylalanine--tRNA ligase subunit alpha, which produces MSAPNKSYDPVEVEALKPEEIERMRDEALAAFAAASSLDALQEAKVAHTGGTSPLALANREIGALPPHAKAAAGKLVGQARGAVNKALAGRQAELEAERDQRVLVEEAVDVTLPYDRVPAGARHPLTTLSERIEDVFVAMGYEVAEGPQVEAEWFNFDALNIGPDHPARGEQDTFFVEGPQGGTESGVVLRTHTSPVQIRSLLSRELPVYVICPGVVYRTDELDATHTPVFRQVELLAVDEGLTMADLKGTMDHMVQALFGEGMKTRLRPNFFPFTEPSAEMDMVCYVCRGESVGNPDRPCRTCSSEGWIELGGCGMVNPKVLTACGVDPQKYSGFAFGFGIERMLMFRHNVEDMRDMVEGDVRFTRPFGMEI; this is translated from the coding sequence ATGTCGGCACCGAACAAGTCGTACGACCCTGTAGAGGTCGAGGCCCTGAAACCGGAAGAGATCGAGCGCATGCGGGACGAGGCGCTCGCCGCCTTCGCCGCAGCGAGCTCCCTCGACGCGCTCCAGGAGGCCAAGGTCGCCCACACCGGGGGCACCTCCCCGCTGGCCCTCGCCAACCGCGAGATCGGCGCCCTGCCCCCGCACGCCAAGGCCGCCGCAGGCAAGCTCGTCGGCCAGGCCCGGGGCGCGGTGAACAAGGCCCTCGCCGGCCGTCAGGCCGAGCTGGAGGCCGAGCGCGACCAGCGCGTGCTGGTCGAGGAGGCGGTGGACGTCACGCTGCCGTACGACCGCGTACCGGCCGGCGCCCGCCACCCGCTCACCACGCTCTCCGAGCGCATCGAGGACGTCTTCGTGGCCATGGGCTACGAGGTCGCCGAGGGCCCGCAGGTCGAGGCCGAGTGGTTCAACTTCGACGCGCTCAACATCGGCCCGGACCACCCGGCCCGCGGCGAGCAGGACACCTTCTTCGTCGAGGGCCCCCAGGGCGGCACCGAGTCCGGTGTCGTGCTGCGCACCCACACCTCGCCCGTGCAGATCCGCTCGCTGCTCAGCCGTGAGCTGCCGGTGTACGTGATCTGCCCCGGTGTCGTCTACCGCACCGACGAGCTGGACGCCACGCACACCCCCGTCTTCCGCCAGGTCGAACTGCTGGCCGTCGACGAGGGCCTGACCATGGCCGACCTCAAGGGCACCATGGACCACATGGTCCAGGCCCTGTTCGGCGAGGGCATGAAGACCCGGCTGCGCCCGAACTTCTTCCCCTTCACCGAGCCGTCCGCCGAGATGGACATGGTGTGCTACGTCTGCCGCGGCGAGTCCGTCGGCAACCCCGACCGCCCCTGCCGCACCTGCTCCTCGGAGGGCTGGATCGAGCTGGGCGGCTGCGGAATGGTCAACCCCAAGGTGCTGACCGCCTGTGGCGTCGACCCGCAGAAGTACAGCGGCTTCGCCTTCGGGTTCGGCATCGAGCGGATGCTGATGTTCCGCCACAACGTCGAGGACATGCGAGACATGGTCGAGGGTGACGTCCGGTTCACCCGGCCGTTCGGGATGGAGATCTGA
- a CDS encoding sensor histidine kinase, translated as MSVGTRSAQDVSGACAGGAAELGIDPDQLPDGLVVADEQGRVICFNAAAARITALPAEDALGQRLEKALPLEDLEGRRWWQLTDPYGGLAIRRRQPERNLLLPGGREVLVSAQYVRTRPTGPVHRVVVALRDTEARRRTERSHAELIATVAHELRSPLTSVKGFTATLLAKWERFTDDQKRLMLETVDADADRVTRLIAELLDISRIDSGRLEVRRQPVDIGAAVGRHIQAYVAAGLAADRFLLRLEQPLPALWADPDKIDQVLSNLLENAVRHGEGTVTIDITPTESPREGEDTGTSVTVSDEGPGIPEESMNRVFTRFWRGSKRGGTGLGLYIVKGIVEAHGGTITVGRAPQGGAEFRFTLPVSAPAYLT; from the coding sequence ATGAGTGTCGGCACGAGGAGCGCCCAGGACGTGTCCGGAGCCTGTGCCGGTGGTGCCGCCGAGCTCGGCATCGATCCCGACCAGCTGCCCGACGGTCTCGTCGTCGCGGACGAGCAGGGCCGCGTGATCTGCTTCAACGCAGCCGCGGCCCGGATCACCGCCCTCCCCGCCGAGGACGCCCTCGGACAGCGGCTGGAGAAGGCCCTCCCGTTAGAGGACCTCGAGGGACGGCGCTGGTGGCAGCTGACCGATCCGTACGGCGGCCTCGCCATCCGCAGGCGGCAGCCCGAACGGAATCTGCTGCTGCCGGGCGGCCGTGAGGTCCTCGTCTCCGCGCAGTACGTGCGCACCCGGCCGACCGGGCCCGTCCACCGTGTCGTCGTCGCCCTCCGGGACACCGAGGCCCGCCGCCGCACCGAGCGCAGCCACGCCGAGCTGATCGCCACCGTGGCCCACGAACTCAGGTCCCCGCTCACCTCCGTCAAGGGCTTCACCGCGACCCTCCTCGCCAAGTGGGAGAGGTTCACCGACGACCAGAAACGGCTGATGCTGGAGACCGTCGACGCCGACGCCGACCGGGTCACCCGGCTCATCGCCGAGCTCCTCGACATCTCCCGCATCGACTCCGGGCGCCTGGAGGTCAGGCGCCAGCCCGTCGACATCGGCGCCGCCGTCGGACGCCACATCCAGGCCTACGTCGCCGCGGGCCTCGCCGCCGACCGGTTCCTGCTCCGCCTCGAGCAGCCGCTGCCCGCCCTGTGGGCCGACCCCGACAAGATCGACCAGGTGCTCAGCAACCTGCTGGAAAATGCGGTGCGCCACGGCGAGGGAACCGTCACGATTGACATCACGCCCACGGAGTCGCCCCGCGAAGGGGAGGACACCGGCACGTCGGTCACGGTGAGCGACGAGGGTCCCGGCATCCCGGAGGAGTCCATGAACCGCGTCTTCACCCGCTTCTGGCGGGGCAGCAAGCGCGGTGGCACCGGCCTCGGGCTCTACATCGTCAAGGGCATCGTCGAAGCCCACGGCGGCACCATCACGGTCGGCCGCGCCCCCCAGGGCGGCGCCGAGTTCCGATTTACGTTGCCCGTGAGCGCTCCGGCCTACCTGACCTGA
- a CDS encoding TrmH family RNA methyltransferase produces MPPVTPELISPRSPRVSAARRLAKRNFRGKERLFLAEGPQAVREASGHGLVELFATVEAAERYADIIAAARAVGARVHLAAEDVIADISTTVTPQGLVGICRFLDTPFEEILAARPRLVAVLANVRDPGNAGTVLRCADAAGAEAVVLTDASVDLYNPKAVRASVGSLFHLPVAVGVPVEEAVEGLRRAGVRILAADGAGTDDLDAELDQGTMGGPTAWVFGNEAWGLPEETRALADAVVRVPIHGKAESLNLATAAAVCLYASARAQRAPGGCRSVTENQ; encoded by the coding sequence ATGCCCCCCGTCACCCCCGAGCTGATCTCCCCCCGTTCCCCCCGGGTCTCCGCCGCGCGGCGGCTGGCCAAGCGGAACTTCCGGGGGAAGGAGCGGCTGTTCCTGGCCGAGGGGCCGCAGGCGGTGCGGGAGGCCTCCGGGCATGGACTGGTGGAGCTGTTCGCCACCGTGGAGGCGGCGGAACGGTACGCCGACATCATCGCAGCGGCCCGGGCCGTCGGAGCCCGTGTGCACCTCGCCGCCGAGGACGTCATCGCCGACATCTCGACGACCGTCACCCCGCAGGGCCTCGTCGGGATCTGCCGGTTCCTCGACACCCCCTTCGAGGAGATCCTCGCCGCCCGGCCCCGACTCGTCGCGGTGCTCGCGAACGTGCGGGACCCCGGGAACGCCGGCACCGTGCTGCGGTGCGCCGACGCGGCCGGTGCCGAGGCCGTCGTACTGACCGACGCGTCCGTCGATCTCTACAACCCCAAGGCCGTACGGGCCTCCGTGGGCTCCCTCTTCCACCTGCCCGTCGCCGTCGGTGTGCCCGTGGAGGAGGCCGTCGAGGGTCTCCGGCGGGCCGGTGTGCGGATCCTCGCCGCCGACGGGGCCGGGACGGACGACCTCGACGCCGAGCTCGACCAGGGCACCATGGGCGGGCCGACCGCCTGGGTGTTCGGCAACGAGGCCTGGGGGCTTCCGGAGGAGACCCGCGCACTCGCGGACGCCGTGGTGCGCGTTCCGATCCACGGGAAGGCCGAGAGCCTGAACCTCGCCACCGCGGCCGCCGTATGTCTCTATGCGTCAGCCCGTGCACAGCGCGCCCCCGGAGGGTGCCGCTCCGTCACCGAGAACCAGTAG
- the rplT gene encoding 50S ribosomal protein L20 — MARVKRAVNAHKKRRAILEAASGYRGQRSRLYRKAKEQVTHSLVYNYNDRKKRKGDFRRLWIQRINAAARANGITYNRFIQGLNAANIEVDRKILAELAVNDATAFAALVEVAQKALPADVNAPKAA, encoded by the coding sequence GTGGCACGCGTCAAGCGGGCAGTCAACGCCCACAAGAAGCGCCGGGCGATCCTCGAGGCGGCCTCCGGCTACCGCGGTCAGCGTTCGCGCCTGTACCGCAAGGCCAAGGAGCAGGTCACCCACTCGCTGGTCTACAACTACAACGACCGCAAGAAGCGCAAGGGCGACTTCCGGCGGCTGTGGATCCAGCGCATCAACGCCGCTGCCCGCGCCAACGGCATCACGTACAACCGCTTCATCCAGGGTCTGAACGCGGCGAACATCGAGGTCGACCGCAAGATCCTGGCCGAGCTGGCCGTCAACGACGCGACGGCGTTCGCCGCGCTCGTCGAGGTCGCGCAGAAGGCTCTGCCGGCGGACGTGAACGCGCCGAAGGCCGCGTGA
- the rpmI gene encoding 50S ribosomal protein L35 has product MPKNKTHSGSSKRFKITGSGKVLRERAGKRHYLEHKTSRLTRRLTGNAEMAPGDAKKIKKLLGK; this is encoded by the coding sequence ATGCCGAAGAACAAGACGCACAGCGGTTCCAGCAAGCGCTTCAAGATCACCGGCTCCGGCAAGGTGCTCCGCGAGCGCGCCGGCAAGCGCCACTACCTCGAGCACAAGACGTCGCGCCTGACGCGTCGCCTCACCGGCAACGCCGAGATGGCCCCGGGCGACGCCAAGAAGATCAAGAAGCTTCTCGGCAAGTGA
- a CDS encoding DUF1844 domain-containing protein has protein sequence MSDTPPASAGSPDFDDMTRDIAEVPAVEVIVTVAVNLMSAAAVKLGLTEEGDKYKDLDEARKLVAALAGLLDASATEISSFHAAPLRDGLKSLQLAFREASLVPDEPGQGPGEKYTGPVYG, from the coding sequence ATGAGTGACACCCCTCCCGCGTCTGCCGGCTCTCCCGACTTCGACGACATGACCCGCGACATCGCCGAGGTCCCCGCCGTCGAGGTGATCGTGACGGTCGCCGTCAACCTGATGAGCGCCGCCGCGGTGAAGCTCGGCTTGACCGAGGAGGGCGACAAGTACAAGGACCTGGACGAGGCCCGCAAGCTGGTGGCGGCCCTGGCCGGCCTTCTGGACGCGAGCGCGACCGAGATCAGCTCCTTCCACGCGGCCCCGCTCCGCGACGGCCTGAAGTCCCTCCAGCTGGCCTTCCGCGAGGCTTCCCTCGTCCCGGACGAGCCGGGTCAGGGCCCGGGCGAGAAGTACACGGGCCCGGTCTACGGCTGA
- a CDS encoding SseB family protein → MANKNIPDPGFSDDDGSADPRLSAALAAWAEDRAAVGPVLDALKGARLLVPVVAVLGEVEEDENGLRREKTSDMAVPTLKAGSRTALPAFTSTASLARWDPEARPVAVPLHQALQAAAHERADTVVLDLAGPVPFELTGSALLALAEGRTTTDPLADPAVVDAVRAVVADVGAVLRAYLGPGRADGTLALVFEPAVPHDAGVHAVARRLAADETLRARLVRGLDLAVLPAGATPPGEPLYVRG, encoded by the coding sequence GTGGCGAACAAGAACATTCCCGACCCCGGCTTCTCCGACGACGACGGCTCCGCCGACCCCCGGCTGAGCGCGGCGCTCGCGGCCTGGGCCGAGGACCGCGCCGCCGTGGGCCCGGTCCTGGACGCCCTCAAGGGCGCCCGGCTGCTCGTCCCCGTGGTGGCGGTGCTCGGCGAGGTCGAGGAGGACGAGAACGGGCTGCGCCGCGAGAAGACCAGCGACATGGCCGTCCCCACCCTCAAGGCCGGATCCCGCACCGCCCTGCCGGCCTTCACCTCCACCGCGTCGCTGGCCCGCTGGGACCCCGAGGCCCGTCCCGTCGCCGTACCCCTGCACCAGGCGCTGCAGGCTGCCGCGCACGAGAGGGCCGACACGGTCGTACTGGACCTGGCGGGGCCGGTGCCCTTCGAGCTGACCGGCTCCGCGTTGCTCGCCCTTGCCGAGGGACGGACCACCACGGATCCGCTCGCCGACCCTGCGGTCGTGGACGCGGTGCGTGCCGTGGTCGCCGACGTGGGTGCGGTGCTGCGTGCCTATCTCGGTCCGGGCCGGGCCGACGGCACCCTCGCCCTGGTCTTCGAGCCGGCCGTGCCGCACGACGCCGGCGTCCACGCGGTCGCGCGGCGCCTGGCCGCCGACGAAACACTGAGGGCCCGCCTGGTACGGGGCCTCGACCTGGCAGTTCTGCCGGCCGGGGCCACACCTCCGGGCGAGCCCTTGTACGTACGAGGGTGA
- a CDS encoding serine hydrolase, whose protein sequence is MESSRAARRHVRRFPLRPLMYAVLACVAIAGGTAGGTVYVKAQAHSGGGTVSSAPTPSFSSSPAATTEEATAVTEPVVDLDELLSDAMKAVSLTGDEKVSAAVLDLQSGDSAVYGDSAFDTASIVKVDILAALLLRHQQAGTQLGAREKAYATTMIENSDNTSASALWDVIGKASGLDAANKRFGLTGTEGGDGALWGLTQTTAADQLTLLQQVFGDDSELSEASRSYLQGLMGRIEADQQWGVSAAADDSGWALKNGWLPRSTTGLWDVNSIGRVTVDGHAYLVAVLSKGSSTQAKGISLVEAAAKAAVSVFTGGDASASSSANATSAAAR, encoded by the coding sequence ATGGAGTCCTCCAGAGCCGCCAGACGCCACGTCCGCAGGTTCCCCCTGCGGCCTTTGATGTACGCCGTGCTCGCCTGTGTCGCCATCGCCGGCGGCACGGCCGGGGGGACCGTGTACGTGAAGGCGCAGGCGCACTCCGGGGGCGGCACCGTATCGTCGGCGCCGACGCCGTCGTTCTCGTCCTCCCCGGCGGCCACGACTGAGGAGGCGACGGCGGTGACCGAGCCGGTGGTGGATCTCGACGAGCTGCTGTCCGACGCCATGAAGGCGGTGAGCCTGACGGGCGACGAGAAGGTCTCGGCGGCGGTGCTCGACCTGCAATCGGGCGACAGCGCCGTCTACGGCGACAGTGCCTTCGACACGGCGAGCATCGTGAAGGTCGACATCCTGGCGGCGCTGCTGCTCCGGCACCAGCAGGCGGGCACACAGCTCGGCGCACGGGAGAAGGCGTACGCCACCACGATGATCGAGAACAGCGACAACACCTCGGCGTCGGCGCTGTGGGACGTCATCGGGAAGGCCTCCGGGCTCGACGCCGCCAACAAGAGGTTCGGGCTGACCGGCACGGAGGGCGGCGACGGGGCGCTGTGGGGGCTGACCCAGACCACGGCGGCCGACCAGCTCACCCTGCTTCAGCAGGTGTTCGGGGACGACTCGGAGCTGAGCGAGGCCTCGCGGTCGTACCTTCAGGGGCTCATGGGCCGGATAGAGGCCGACCAGCAGTGGGGGGTGTCGGCCGCGGCCGACGACTCCGGGTGGGCGCTGAAGAACGGCTGGCTGCCGCGCAGCACGACCGGGCTGTGGGACGTCAACAGCATCGGGCGGGTGACGGTGGACGGCCACGCGTATCTGGTGGCCGTGCTCTCGAAGGGGAGCTCCACACAGGCGAAGGGGATTTCGCTGGTGGAGGCGGCGGCGAAGGCGGCGGTGTCGGTGTTCACGGGAGGGGATGCGTCGGCATCCTCGTCGGCGAACGCCACGAGCGCAGCGGCCCGCTGA
- the mycP gene encoding type VII secretion-associated serine protease mycosin, producing MSVTTRRAGLLSVLLAASVALVPPTAAHADGIRAKQWALDAMHTQEAWQTTKGAGVTVAVLDTGVENDHPDLVGNVLTGKDMIGFGAVRGQRPWARHGTAMAGIIAGHGHGVGNGDGVMGIAPEAKILPVRVILEDRDPARARARNTRGNALAEGIRWAADHGADVINLSLGDDSASAHPEAGEDDAVQYALKKGAVVVASAGNGGEKGDHISYPAAYPGVIAATAVDKFGTRASFSTRRWYATVAAPGDDVVIADPDHKYYEGWGTSAASAFVSGAVALVKAAHPNLTPAQIKKLLEDTARNAPSGGRDDSRGFGFVDPAAALKAAARLKPQGLQPASYGEKYFGSGPDAAKSDSDTASWAAPLAGGLGVALLITGVVLWRGRRGPRRSYEGF from the coding sequence ATGAGCGTCACGACCCGCCGGGCAGGACTCCTGAGCGTCCTCCTGGCCGCCTCCGTCGCCCTCGTCCCGCCCACCGCCGCGCACGCCGACGGCATCCGCGCCAAACAGTGGGCCCTGGACGCCATGCACACCCAGGAGGCCTGGCAGACCACCAAGGGCGCGGGCGTCACCGTCGCCGTCCTGGACACCGGCGTCGAGAACGACCACCCCGACCTCGTCGGCAACGTCCTCACCGGCAAGGACATGATCGGATTCGGGGCCGTGCGAGGGCAGCGGCCCTGGGCGCGGCACGGCACCGCCATGGCCGGCATCATCGCCGGTCACGGACACGGCGTGGGCAACGGCGACGGTGTCATGGGCATCGCCCCCGAGGCCAAGATCCTCCCCGTTCGCGTGATCCTGGAGGACCGCGACCCGGCCCGCGCCAGGGCCCGCAACACCCGCGGCAACGCCCTGGCCGAGGGCATCCGCTGGGCCGCCGACCACGGCGCCGACGTCATCAACCTCTCCCTCGGCGACGACTCCGCCTCCGCGCACCCCGAGGCCGGTGAGGACGACGCCGTCCAGTACGCGCTCAAGAAGGGCGCCGTCGTCGTCGCCTCGGCGGGCAACGGCGGCGAGAAGGGCGACCACATCTCCTACCCGGCCGCCTACCCGGGCGTCATCGCCGCCACCGCCGTCGACAAGTTCGGCACCCGCGCCTCCTTCTCCACCCGCCGCTGGTACGCCACGGTCGCGGCCCCCGGTGACGACGTCGTCATCGCCGACCCCGACCACAAGTACTACGAGGGCTGGGGAACCAGCGCCGCCTCCGCGTTCGTCTCGGGCGCGGTCGCCCTCGTCAAGGCCGCCCACCCGAACCTGACGCCCGCACAGATCAAGAAGCTCCTGGAGGACACGGCCCGCAACGCCCCCTCAGGCGGCCGCGACGACTCCCGCGGCTTCGGCTTCGTCGACCCCGCGGCAGCCCTGAAGGCCGCGGCCCGCCTGAAGCCGCAGGGACTGCAGCCGGCGTCCTACGGCGAGAAGTATTTCGGCTCCGGCCCCGATGCCGCCAAGTCGGACAGCGACACGGCCAGTTGGGCGGCCCCGCTCGCGGGCGGCCTGGGCGTGGCCCTGCTGATCACCGGGGTGGTCCTGTGGCGCGGCCGCCGGGGCCCCCGCCGGTCCTACGAGGGCTTCTGA
- a CDS encoding amino acid deaminase/aldolase — translation MTARAADRARYDRATAHLDAPLAIVDLDAFDANADDLVRRAAGKPIRVASKSVRCRALLERVLAKDGFAGIMSFTLAESLWLARGGFDDILLAYPSADRAGYAELAADPKLAAAVTVMVDDPAQLAFIDGARAGGTEVIRVCLELDTSLKLLGGRVRVGARRSPLHSPAEVADMARAVARRPGFQVVGIMAYEGHIAGVGDSVAGRPLRSRAVRLMQATARRELAERRAAVVRAVRAVVPDLEFVNGGGTGSVQHTAAEDAVTEIGAGSGLYVPRLFDNYTSFSGRPAALFAQPVVRRPGVGVVTVLGGGYPASGAAGPDRLPVPYLPEGLTYDPQEGPGEVQTPLLGTPADDLLLGDKVWFRHAKAGELCERFERLHLIEGDAVTATVPTYRGEGHTFL, via the coding sequence ATGACTGCGCGCGCCGCCGACCGGGCCCGTTACGACCGGGCCACCGCCCATCTCGACGCCCCCCTCGCGATCGTGGACCTGGACGCCTTCGACGCCAACGCGGACGATCTCGTCCGCCGGGCGGCGGGGAAACCCATCCGCGTCGCCAGCAAGTCCGTGCGGTGCCGGGCGCTGCTCGAACGCGTCCTGGCGAAGGACGGATTCGCGGGCATCATGTCCTTCACGCTCGCGGAGTCCCTGTGGCTGGCCCGGGGCGGCTTCGACGACATCCTGCTCGCCTACCCCTCCGCCGACCGCGCCGGATACGCCGAACTCGCCGCCGATCCCAAGCTCGCCGCCGCGGTGACAGTGATGGTCGACGACCCGGCGCAGCTCGCCTTCATCGACGGGGCGCGTGCGGGCGGCACCGAAGTCATCCGGGTCTGCCTGGAGTTGGACACCTCACTGAAGCTGCTCGGCGGCAGGGTGCGGGTCGGTGCCCGGCGTTCGCCCCTGCACTCCCCCGCCGAGGTCGCCGACATGGCACGCGCGGTGGCCCGGCGGCCCGGGTTCCAGGTCGTGGGAATCATGGCCTACGAGGGGCACATCGCCGGTGTCGGGGACTCGGTGGCCGGACGGCCGTTGCGTTCCCGGGCCGTCCGGCTGATGCAGGCCACCGCCCGCCGGGAGCTCGCCGAGCGGCGCGCCGCGGTGGTGCGCGCGGTACGGGCCGTCGTGCCGGACCTGGAGTTCGTCAACGGCGGCGGCACGGGCAGTGTGCAGCACACCGCCGCGGAGGACGCCGTCACGGAGATCGGCGCCGGGTCGGGGCTGTACGTCCCGAGGCTGTTCGACAACTACACGTCGTTCAGCGGACGTCCGGCCGCGCTCTTCGCCCAGCCCGTCGTGCGCAGGCCGGGGGTCGGCGTCGTGACCGTCCTCGGCGGTGGCTACCCGGCCTCCGGCGCGGCGGGACCCGACCGGCTGCCGGTGCCGTATCTGCCGGAGGGGCTGACGTACGACCCGCAGGAGGGGCCCGGCGAGGTGCAGACCCCGCTGCTCGGCACGCCCGCGGACGATCTGCTGCTCGGCGACAAGGTGTGGTTCCGGCACGCCAAGGCCGGTGAGCTGTGCGAGCGGTTCGAGAGGCTGCACCTGATCGAGGGGGACGCCGTCACGGCAACCGTCCCGACGTACCGCGGGGAAGGCCACACCTTCCTTTAG
- a CDS encoding DUF2510 domain-containing protein has product MERWWDGTAWTDNPDMPQVADSSCAGHLVRRRVRTAQGPGGHVQSPAFTPVRGGPLDPR; this is encoded by the coding sequence CTGGAGCGCTGGTGGGACGGGACCGCCTGGACGGACAACCCTGACATGCCGCAGGTAGCCGACAGTTCCTGTGCCGGCCACCTGGTGCGCCGGCGGGTGAGGACGGCCCAGGGGCCCGGCGGTCACGTCCAGTCGCCGGCCTTCACTCCCGTCCGCGGCGGACCCCTGGACCCCCGTTGA
- a CDS encoding 3-oxoacyl-ACP reductase gives MTDQIVCRRLVGRTAVITGAGSGIGLATARRLASEGAHVVCADVDETRGKAAADEVGGLFVKVDVTDPEQVEALFKTAYDTYGSVDVAFNNAGISPPDDDSILETGLEAWKRVQEVNLTSVYLCCKAAIPYMRRQGKGSIINTASFVARMGAATSQISYTASKGGVLAMSRELGVQFAREGIRVNALCPGPVNTPLLQELFAKDPERAARRLVHIPVGRFAEAEEIAAAVAFLASDDSSFVNASDFLVDGGISGAYVTPL, from the coding sequence GTGACCGATCAGATCGTGTGCCGTCGTCTCGTCGGCCGCACCGCCGTCATCACCGGAGCCGGCAGCGGCATCGGTCTCGCCACCGCCCGCCGACTCGCCTCCGAGGGCGCCCACGTCGTCTGCGCCGACGTCGACGAAACCCGCGGCAAGGCCGCCGCCGACGAGGTCGGCGGGCTCTTCGTCAAGGTCGACGTGACCGACCCGGAGCAGGTCGAGGCCCTGTTCAAGACGGCGTACGACACCTACGGCAGCGTCGACGTCGCGTTCAACAACGCGGGCATCTCCCCGCCCGACGACGACTCCATCCTGGAGACCGGTCTCGAGGCCTGGAAGCGCGTCCAGGAGGTCAACCTGACCTCCGTCTACCTGTGCTGCAAGGCCGCGATCCCCTACATGCGGCGCCAGGGCAAGGGCTCCATCATCAACACGGCGTCCTTCGTGGCCCGGATGGGCGCGGCGACCTCGCAGATCTCGTACACCGCCTCCAAGGGCGGCGTGCTCGCCATGTCCCGCGAACTGGGCGTGCAGTTCGCGAGGGAGGGCATCCGCGTGAACGCCCTCTGCCCGGGCCCGGTCAACACCCCGCTGCTCCAGGAGCTGTTCGCCAAGGACCCCGAGCGGGCCGCGCGCCGGCTCGTGCACATTCCGGTCGGCCGGTTCGCCGAGGCCGAGGAGATCGCCGCCGCCGTCGCCTTCCTGGCCAGCGACGACTCCTCCTTCGTCAACGCCAGCGACTTCCTCGTGGACGGCGGCATCTCGGGGGCGTACGTCACACCGCTGTAG
- a CDS encoding aldehyde dehydrogenase family protein has translation MSPSSFEHELTVLNPATEEVVATVPAATAADVDAAVTRAAKAQAKWAALAPADRARLLRRFADVVDQHIEELARLEVREAGHLLGNARWEAGNVRDLLGYAAGGVERLNGRQIPVPGGLDVTILEPLGVVGVIAPWNFPMPIAAWGTAPALAAGNAVVLKPAETTPLTALRLAELALEAGLPDGLFQVLPGHGPVAGTALVEHPGVAKIVFTGSTATGRAVMERCARQVKPVTLELGGKSPNIVFADADLRTAVDPFSFLDNSGQDCCARTRILVQESVYDEVRELLADAVHAVVVGDPADEKTQMGPLISRRQLDRVRALVPADAPGLRGSAPDGPGFWFAPTVLTGEAPDSEAAREEIFGPVAVLLPFTDEEDAIRLANDTPYGLSGSLWTRDLGRALRVSRAVKAGNLSVNSHSSVRYWTPFGGYKQSGLGRELGPDALTAFTETKNVFISTEGPAQ, from the coding sequence TTGTCCCCGTCGTCTTTCGAGCATGAGCTGACCGTCCTCAACCCGGCCACCGAGGAGGTCGTCGCCACCGTCCCCGCCGCCACCGCGGCCGACGTGGACGCGGCCGTCACCAGGGCCGCCAAGGCGCAGGCGAAGTGGGCCGCGCTCGCACCCGCCGACCGGGCCCGGCTGCTGCGCCGGTTCGCCGACGTCGTCGACCAACACATCGAGGAACTGGCCCGGTTGGAGGTCCGCGAGGCCGGTCACCTCCTCGGCAACGCCCGCTGGGAGGCGGGCAACGTCCGTGATCTGCTGGGTTATGCGGCCGGGGGAGTGGAGCGGTTGAACGGCCGCCAGATCCCGGTCCCCGGCGGACTCGACGTCACCATCCTCGAACCGCTCGGTGTCGTCGGGGTCATCGCGCCCTGGAACTTCCCCATGCCCATCGCGGCCTGGGGTACGGCCCCCGCGCTCGCCGCCGGCAACGCCGTCGTCCTCAAGCCCGCCGAAACGACCCCGCTCACCGCCCTGCGGCTCGCCGAACTCGCCCTGGAGGCAGGCCTCCCGGACGGCCTGTTCCAGGTGCTGCCGGGCCACGGCCCGGTCGCCGGCACCGCCCTCGTCGAACACCCCGGCGTCGCGAAGATCGTGTTCACCGGCTCCACCGCCACCGGCCGTGCCGTCATGGAGCGCTGCGCCCGCCAGGTCAAGCCGGTCACCCTCGAACTCGGCGGCAAGAGCCCCAACATCGTCTTCGCGGACGCGGACCTGCGCACGGCCGTCGACCCCTTCTCCTTCCTCGACAACTCCGGCCAGGACTGCTGCGCCCGCACCCGGATCCTGGTCCAGGAGTCGGTCTACGACGAGGTCCGCGAACTGCTCGCCGACGCGGTGCACGCCGTGGTCGTCGGCGACCCCGCCGACGAGAAGACCCAGATGGGCCCGCTGATCTCCCGCCGGCAGCTGGACCGCGTACGGGCACTGGTCCCCGCCGACGCCCCCGGCCTGCGCGGCAGCGCGCCCGACGGGCCCGGCTTCTGGTTCGCGCCCACCGTCCTCACCGGCGAGGCGCCCGACTCCGAGGCCGCCCGCGAGGAGATCTTCGGCCCGGTGGCGGTCCTGCTGCCCTTCACCGACGAGGAGGACGCGATCCGGCTCGCCAACGACACCCCGTACGGCCTCTCCGGTTCCCTCTGGACCCGGGACCTGGGCCGCGCGCTGCGCGTCTCCCGGGCGGTCAAGGCGGGCAACCTGTCCGTCAACTCCCACTCCAGCGTCCGCTACTGGACCCCCTTCGGCGGCTACAAGCAGTCCGGACTCGGCCGTGAGCTCGGCCCGGACGCCCTGACCGCCTTCACCGAAACCAAGAACGTCTTCATCAGCACGGAGGGCCCCGCACAGTGA